The following are encoded in a window of Methanobrevibacter ruminantium M1 genomic DNA:
- a CDS encoding acyltransferase has translation MERVRLQYIDLLKFFAIFSIIALHVFLVWPKAKVMGIKVYSLSSIVRFGVPVFIMISGALLLNRDIEIGSFLKKRINRITYPFLFFYIITFIFIALTNHTHEQQNIFAFRWYFWTILGVYLSIPIINKYIQHSSLKEIEYFIYIFIFASIFYQFTYFFEIKQYFYLTLFLSPLGYLVLGYYLSKKDFNLSTSKMIVISIILFILSTSIKICGQLGYIPITENFVASQSVILSSWLDVSFIGILQAASFFLLCKSIYEASKGIFSPIKKFLESNIISKFVLSVSRASYGMYLINLIPTVIVYYYIQPMNLTGSQVFLAIPLISIIIFLVSWIIIVILCKIPYIKYVSGYS, from the coding sequence ATGGAAAGAGTCAGATTACAATACATTGATTTATTGAAGTTTTTCGCTATTTTTTCAATCATAGCATTGCATGTGTTTCTAGTATGGCCCAAAGCAAAAGTCATGGGCATAAAAGTATATTCATTATCAAGTATTGTAAGGTTCGGAGTTCCTGTTTTTATAATGATAAGCGGAGCTCTTCTTTTAAATAGGGATATTGAAATCGGTTCTTTTTTAAAAAAAAGAATAAATAGAATAACATATCCTTTCCTGTTTTTTTACATTATAACATTCATATTCATAGCATTGACTAACCATACCCATGAACAGCAAAACATATTTGCTTTCAGATGGTATTTCTGGACAATCTTAGGTGTTTATTTAAGCATACCTATAATAAATAAATATATTCAACATTCATCATTGAAAGAAATCGAATATTTCATTTACATATTTATCTTTGCATCAATATTCTATCAATTTACTTACTTCTTTGAAATAAAACAATATTTTTACTTGACTTTGTTCTTATCCCCATTAGGATATTTGGTTTTAGGTTATTACTTATCTAAAAAAGACTTTAATCTCAGTACAAGCAAGATGATTGTCATTTCCATAATCCTATTCATATTGTCTACATCCATAAAGATTTGCGGCCAGTTAGGATACATACCTATAACTGAAAATTTTGTTGCCAGCCAATCAGTCATCCTATCTTCATGGCTAGATGTCAGCTTCATAGGAATCTTGCAAGCAGCTTCATTCTTCTTATTATGTAAGAGCATTTATGAAGCTTCAAAAGGTATCTTTTCACCAATCAAGAAGTTTTTAGAATCAAATATCATTTCAAAATTTGTTCTTTCAGTAAGCAGGGCAAGCTATGGAATGTATTTAATTAATCTAATTCCTACAGTCATTGTTTATTATTATATACAGCCAATGAATTTAACAGGCAGTCAAGTCTTTTTAGCAATTCCCTTGATTTCCATAATCATCTTCTTGGTCAGTTGGATTATCATTGTAATATTATGTAAAATACCATATATTAAATATGTATCAGGTTATTCCTAA
- a CDS encoding bifunctional glycosyltransferase/CDP-glycerol:glycerophosphate glycerophosphotransferase: MKTRISVIIPIYNVHEFLEDCIESVLAQTINHWDLVDDYQRNLQIILVDDGSTDDSGEIAKSYAAKYENVEYRYEENQGLGHARNYGCEFAEGDYIIFIDSDDIIPPKAYERMYRIALKNDSDLTIGSVWRFNSKLTWASNIHEIAFGGTKELTHIKESPELFYDTTAWNKLIKFSFWKEHGFQFPEGILYEDIPVTMPMHYLANNVSIVYENCYLWRVRDGISKSITQTTDDLKNVEDRLYVMGLVDKFFNENVKEEELHRVKNLKWIKNDLMIFINKLKSMDIDESQEIIDLLLDYIDRNIDPKYFDEINEIEKLKYEYLFERDFDRLLKLLNYEHVNFYTLNIHSKGSDVVIEGDKDVFKTSSFIVNDFIKEGKKAKYIQKVNLEEEALEVSGFVVIPGLEAKEFKDVEYSFYLVNSENRKKIALRHEQIYLGNINSYRLRFGKKFSYKAAGYTVFVPYELIEDNEDFLGENKIIVVFKQRGVTHNIFAGNAKKNVRSRSENRAVLIGKTYMSIGYDKNNEIIINVSKARHSYDRIEIEDDDLCIFGPYDGDVFLHYNKSFISPESNIPFAYDDGNQCYRLDLDNIRSTEGQILYDNGESLVYKDKELLCLYSSKGQCVISSLLDHNIKINKFKNFSLVSEISERNNEIDIVSRLHSLDLGDRQLKSATLYFFLDKNQSSYPIAEAKIIKDVSTTQDSHIGDNAYIDDKDSEDIDSSSLNGENTYELNFKFNMNNKIITENLYHGYFDLLIRYDFGDLVFSTPIHLLDDFKALLKKKVFHFTIYRGNAWTLRIRAKKKWNWWDGRPRIYTRAYRIFKHLPINKKRIMFESMWGAKYSCNPRYLYEYIDENHPDYECIWSLNDEHIPINGNGIRVRRWTLKYFYYLATSKYFVDNVNFNERYEKREPQRYVQTMHGTPLKTLGLDVPGDFPTKASEERFIERCSRWDYITVQSEYVEDIARSCFKFDKDFLRYGYPRTSMLYTMNNEEDINKIKERMNIPLDKKVILYAPTWRKKNKVEIMLDFQSFKESLSDDYILILRLHHLMFSADFAPIEDDFVYDLSRHDSIEELYLISDILITDYSSVMFDYSILDRPIILFAYDLEDYAEKLRGFYIDIQENKPGPILFSSKEVEDAISNIEKTEEDTKYLREEFRNKFIPYECANSSEKIFNDLVSGK; encoded by the coding sequence ATGAAAACCAGAATTAGTGTCATCATTCCAATTTACAATGTTCATGAATTCCTAGAGGATTGCATAGAATCTGTCTTGGCACAGACTATCAATCATTGGGACCTTGTAGATGATTATCAAAGGAATCTTCAAATCATTTTAGTGGATGACGGCTCTACCGACGACAGCGGTGAAATTGCTAAGTCTTATGCAGCCAAATATGAAAATGTTGAATACAGATATGAGGAAAATCAAGGATTAGGCCATGCAAGAAACTACGGATGCGAATTTGCTGAAGGGGACTATATCATTTTTATAGATTCAGATGACATCATTCCTCCAAAGGCATATGAAAGGATGTATCGCATTGCGCTTAAAAATGACAGCGACCTTACTATCGGATCTGTATGGCGATTTAATTCAAAGCTGACTTGGGCTTCCAACATTCATGAAATCGCTTTTGGCGGAACAAAAGAGCTTACTCACATTAAGGAAAGCCCTGAGCTATTTTATGACACCACTGCATGGAACAAGCTTATCAAATTTAGCTTTTGGAAAGAGCATGGTTTCCAATTCCCTGAAGGAATACTCTATGAAGACATTCCAGTTACAATGCCTATGCATTATTTGGCAAACAATGTTTCAATAGTCTATGAAAACTGCTATTTATGGAGAGTGAGGGATGGAATATCCAAATCAATAACTCAAACTACAGATGACCTGAAAAATGTTGAGGACAGGCTTTATGTCATGGGATTGGTGGATAAGTTCTTTAACGAAAATGTCAAGGAAGAGGAATTGCATAGGGTAAAGAATTTGAAATGGATAAAGAACGATTTGATGATCTTCATCAATAAGCTAAAAAGCATGGACATAGACGAGTCTCAAGAAATCATTGACCTTTTGCTTGATTATATCGACCGTAACATAGACCCTAAATACTTTGATGAGATAAATGAGATTGAAAAGCTCAAGTATGAATATTTGTTTGAAAGGGATTTTGACAGACTATTGAAATTGCTTAATTATGAGCATGTTAATTTCTATACTTTAAATATTCACTCAAAAGGTTCCGATGTTGTCATTGAAGGAGATAAGGACGTTTTTAAGACATCATCATTCATTGTAAACGATTTCATTAAGGAAGGGAAAAAAGCAAAGTACATTCAAAAGGTCAATCTAGAGGAAGAGGCATTGGAAGTCAGCGGTTTTGTAGTCATTCCCGGTTTGGAGGCAAAGGAATTCAAGGATGTGGAATATTCCTTTTATTTGGTAAATAGCGAAAATCGCAAGAAGATTGCCTTGCGTCATGAACAGATTTATTTGGGTAATATCAATTCCTATCGTCTTCGTTTTGGAAAGAAATTCTCTTATAAGGCTGCAGGATATACGGTATTTGTTCCTTATGAATTGATTGAAGACAACGAGGACTTCTTAGGAGAAAATAAAATCATAGTGGTCTTTAAGCAAAGGGGAGTCACTCATAATATTTTTGCAGGAAACGCTAAAAAGAATGTCCGCAGCAGGAGCGAAAACAGGGCGGTTCTCATTGGAAAAACATATATGTCCATTGGATATGATAAGAATAACGAGATTATAATCAATGTTTCAAAAGCCAGACATTCTTATGATAGGATAGAGATTGAGGATGATGATCTATGCATATTCGGCCCTTATGATGGGGATGTCTTCCTCCATTACAATAAAAGTTTCATCAGTCCCGAAAGCAATATTCCATTTGCTTATGATGATGGCAATCAGTGTTACCGTTTAGATTTAGATAATATTCGGTCAACAGAAGGCCAGATTCTATATGATAATGGAGAATCCCTTGTTTATAAAGATAAAGAGCTTTTATGTTTGTATTCTTCTAAAGGCCAATGTGTAATCAGCAGTCTTTTGGATCATAATATTAAGATAAATAAGTTTAAGAATTTTTCATTAGTCTCTGAGATTAGTGAAAGAAATAATGAGATAGATATTGTTTCAAGGCTTCACTCTTTAGACCTTGGTGATAGACAGTTGAAGTCTGCAACCCTTTATTTCTTTTTAGATAAGAATCAATCTTCTTATCCTATTGCAGAGGCTAAGATAATTAAAGATGTTTCTACTACACAAGATAGTCATATTGGGGATAATGCTTACATTGATGATAAGGATAGTGAGGATATTGATTCTTCTTCCCTTAATGGAGAAAATACTTATGAATTGAATTTTAAATTCAATATGAACAATAAGATAATCACAGAAAATCTTTATCATGGTTACTTTGATCTATTAATTCGCTATGATTTTGGCGATTTGGTCTTTTCAACACCTATACATCTTTTGGATGATTTCAAGGCCCTTCTTAAGAAGAAGGTATTTCATTTTACTATCTATAGGGGAAATGCTTGGACTTTAAGGATAAGGGCAAAGAAAAAATGGAATTGGTGGGATGGCAGACCTAGAATATATACAAGAGCATATAGAATCTTCAAGCACTTGCCAATCAATAAGAAACGAATAATGTTTGAGTCAATGTGGGGTGCAAAATACAGCTGCAATCCAAGATACCTTTATGAATACATAGACGAAAACCACCCTGACTATGAATGCATTTGGTCCTTGAATGATGAGCATATCCCTATTAACGGAAATGGAATTCGCGTAAGGCGTTGGACTCTAAAATATTTCTATTATCTTGCAACTTCTAAGTATTTTGTTGACAATGTCAATTTCAATGAGCGCTATGAAAAGAGGGAGCCTCAAAGATATGTTCAAACAATGCACGGAACACCTTTAAAGACATTGGGATTGGATGTTCCAGGGGATTTCCCTACAAAAGCAAGTGAGGAACGCTTCATTGAAAGATGTAGCCGTTGGGATTATATCACTGTTCAGAGCGAATATGTTGAAGACATTGCCAGAAGCTGCTTTAAGTTCGATAAGGACTTCTTAAGATATGGCTATCCTAGAACAAGCATGCTTTATACAATGAACAATGAAGAGGACATAAATAAGATAAAGGAAAGAATGAACATTCCTTTAGATAAGAAAGTGATTCTTTATGCCCCTACTTGGAGAAAGAAAAATAAGGTGGAAATCATGTTGGATTTCCAGTCATTTAAGGAAAGCCTCTCCGATGATTATATCTTGATTCTAAGGCTCCATCATTTGATGTTTTCAGCTGATTTTGCCCCTATAGAGGATGATTTTGTTTATGACCTTTCTAGACATGATTCCATAGAGGAACTGTATTTGATTTCAGATATTCTTATCACTGATTACTCCTCTGTAATGTTTGACTACTCCATTTTAGATAGGCCTATAATTCTTTTTGCTTATGATTTAGAGGATTACGCTGAAAAGCTAAGAGGATTTTATATTGATATTCAAGAGAATAAGCCCGGCCCTATTTTGTTTAGCTCAAAAGAAGTGGAGGATGCCATCAGTAATATTGAAAAAACAGAAGAGGATACTAAATATCTTAGAGAAGAGTTTAGAAATAAGTTCATTCCTTATGAATGCGCTAATTCTTCTGAAAAGATCTTTAATGATTTGGTTTCTGGAAAATAA